Proteins encoded by one window of Clostridium bornimense:
- the rpoD gene encoding RNA polymerase sigma factor RpoD: MEKVNPKDKAGMLKIVKKLIDTGKSKGSLTYSEIVDELEDVELSPEQIEQVYEALESMGIEVIGENKDAVEEATEEIDISIPEGISIDDPVRMYLKEIGKVPLLSSEDEISLAMRIEEGDQFAKKKLAEANLRLVVSIAKRYVGRGMLFLDLIQEGNLGLIKAVEKFDYRKGYKFSTYATWWIRQAITRAIADQARTIRIPVHMVETINKLIRVERQLVQELGRAPQPEEISEKMDMPVEKVREIMKIAQEPVSLETPIGEEEDSHLGDFIPDDEAPAPAEAAAFTMLKEQLINVLDTLTPREEKVLRLRFGLDDGRTRTLEEVGKEFNVTRERIRQIEAKALRKLRHPSRSKKLKDYLD, from the coding sequence ATGGAAAAGGTGAATCCAAAAGACAAGGCTGGAATGTTAAAGATAGTTAAAAAATTAATTGATACTGGTAAATCAAAAGGAAGTTTGACATATAGTGAAATAGTAGATGAGCTTGAAGATGTAGAATTAAGCCCAGAACAAATAGAACAGGTTTATGAAGCGTTAGAATCTATGGGAATAGAAGTAATTGGTGAGAATAAAGATGCAGTAGAGGAAGCAACTGAAGAAATTGACATATCAATTCCTGAAGGAATATCTATAGATGATCCTGTAAGAATGTACTTAAAAGAGATTGGTAAGGTACCTTTATTATCATCAGAAGACGAAATATCACTAGCTATGAGGATAGAAGAAGGAGATCAATTTGCAAAGAAAAAACTTGCAGAAGCAAATCTTAGACTTGTTGTATCTATAGCTAAGAGATATGTAGGAAGAGGAATGTTATTTCTAGATCTTATACAAGAAGGAAATTTAGGTTTAATTAAGGCTGTAGAAAAATTTGACTATAGAAAAGGATATAAGTTTTCAACTTATGCAACATGGTGGATAAGACAGGCAATAACTAGAGCTATTGCAGATCAAGCTAGAACTATAAGAATACCTGTGCATATGGTAGAAACAATAAATAAGCTTATTAGAGTAGAAAGACAACTAGTACAAGAATTAGGAAGAGCACCTCAGCCAGAAGAAATATCAGAAAAAATGGATATGCCAGTTGAGAAAGTTAGAGAAATTATGAAAATAGCTCAAGAGCCTGTATCACTAGAAACGCCAATAGGTGAAGAAGAAGATTCTCATCTTGGAGATTTTATACCTGATGATGAAGCACCAGCACCGGCAGAAGCAGCAGCTTTTACAATGTTAAAAGAGCAGTTAATTAATGTTTTAGATACTCTTACACCTAGGGAAGAAAAAGTATTAAGACTTAGATTTGGTCTTGATGATGGTAGAACGAGAACCCTTGAAGAAGTAGGTAAAGAGTTTAATGTAACAAGAGAAAGAATAAGACAAATTGAAGCTAAGGCATTAAGAAAATTAAGACATCCAAGTAGAAGTAAAAAACTTAAAGATTATTTAGATTAG
- the dnaG gene encoding DNA primase encodes MISDELIQKIKDENDIASVIEESGVRLKKSGKYLTGLCPFHKEKTPSFTVTPEKGIYKCFGCGEAGNVIVYVMKTKNLPFVEAVKYLGERANIEIDEGNKESKKKKEFKDKLLKINKDSARIFFNNLKTSKKAQDYFKNRELNIATIKKFGLGYAEDSWHSLMNNLRRKGYRLEDLIALGLVIKSEKSTYDRFRNRVIFPVFDYRGNVIGFGGRVLDDSKPKYLNSPESLIFKKGDNLYGLNFAIKSGLKKSIIIVEGYMDVITLHEHNITNVVASLGTALTVNQGKLLKKFVDTVIICYDADAAGKSATERGFKVLQDMGIKIKILRIPDGKDPDEFVKKNGRDKFIDLVEKSMSLNEYKLELIKEKYDLNESEDVRHFIEESLKEICIDLSSLERDEFIHNISEITKVREEFIIDTLRKMENFKGNYEKVNNSGYIGQNIHLEKSSLRIERILLKLSLKNIENYKLILQHNDEENLYSRETAPLFEKIKELYNSGKVDITKDIEAKCNDEGTLKTLIKVREEPIITDGYEDDKLIFDCIRRLKKFKLEEEIEFLNEEIKEKEKLGSVNETITLLKKMKEKQKQYKEL; translated from the coding sequence TTGATAAGTGATGAATTAATCCAGAAGATAAAGGACGAAAATGATATTGCTAGTGTGATAGAAGAAAGTGGTGTCAGACTCAAAAAAAGTGGTAAATATTTAACTGGATTATGTCCCTTTCATAAAGAGAAAACTCCATCATTTACAGTTACACCTGAAAAAGGAATATATAAATGTTTTGGATGTGGAGAAGCAGGTAATGTAATTGTATATGTAATGAAAACTAAAAATCTGCCATTTGTTGAAGCAGTAAAGTATTTAGGGGAAAGAGCCAACATAGAAATTGATGAAGGCAATAAGGAATCCAAAAAAAAGAAGGAGTTTAAAGATAAACTTCTTAAAATTAATAAAGATAGTGCAAGAATATTTTTTAATAATTTAAAAACTAGTAAAAAAGCACAAGATTATTTTAAAAATAGGGAATTGAATATAGCAACAATTAAGAAATTTGGTTTGGGTTATGCCGAAGATTCATGGCATTCATTAATGAATAATCTAAGACGAAAGGGTTATAGATTAGAGGACTTAATAGCGCTAGGGTTAGTAATAAAAAGTGAAAAATCCACCTATGATAGATTTAGAAACCGAGTAATTTTTCCTGTTTTTGATTATAGAGGAAATGTAATAGGTTTTGGTGGACGGGTTTTAGATGATTCTAAACCTAAATATCTTAATTCTCCAGAAAGTTTAATTTTCAAAAAAGGTGACAATTTATATGGCTTAAACTTTGCTATAAAAAGTGGACTGAAAAAGTCAATAATTATAGTAGAAGGTTATATGGATGTAATTACTCTTCATGAGCACAATATTACCAATGTAGTAGCTTCACTGGGAACAGCTTTAACTGTTAATCAAGGTAAGCTTTTAAAGAAGTTTGTGGATACAGTTATAATTTGCTATGATGCTGATGCAGCTGGAAAAAGTGCTACAGAAAGAGGATTTAAGGTATTGCAGGATATGGGAATTAAAATAAAAATTTTAAGAATCCCAGATGGAAAAGATCCTGATGAGTTTGTTAAGAAAAATGGTAGAGATAAATTTATAGATCTTGTTGAAAAATCTATGTCATTAAATGAGTATAAGCTGGAACTAATAAAAGAAAAGTATGACCTTAATGAATCAGAAGATGTTCGACATTTTATAGAAGAGTCTCTAAAGGAAATTTGTATAGATTTATCTAGTTTAGAAAGAGATGAATTTATACATAATATAAGTGAGATAACTAAAGTTAGAGAAGAATTTATAATAGATACATTAAGAAAAATGGAGAATTTTAAAGGTAATTATGAAAAAGTGAATAATTCGGGGTATATTGGCCAAAATATACATTTAGAGAAGAGTAGTTTAAGAATAGAAAGAATATTACTAAAATTATCTTTAAAAAATATTGAAAATTATAAATTAATCTTACAGCATAATGATGAGGAGAACTTATATTCAAGAGAAACAGCACCTTTATTTGAAAAAATTAAAGAGCTTTACAATAGTGGGAAAGTTGATATAACTAAAGATATAGAGGCAAAATGTAATGATGAAGGGACTTTGAAGACACTTATAAAGGTTCGAGAGGAACCAATTATTACAGATGGATATGAAGACGATAAGCTTATATTTGATTGTATAAGAAGACTTAAAAAATTTAAGCTAGAAGAAGAAATAGAGTTCTTAAATGAAGAAATTAAGGAAAAAGAGAAGTTAGGTTCAGTGAATGAGACGATAACATTATTGAAGAAGATGAAAGAGAAACAAAAACAATATAAAGAACTCTAG
- a CDS encoding deoxyguanosinetriphosphate triphosphohydrolase, with amino-acid sequence MNIRETIENREEVTLNKHAVLSKNTRGRSVAEKEEDIRTCFMRDRDRIVHTKSFRRLKHKTQVFIRTSGDHYRTRLTHTLEVAQIARTIAKGIGLNDDLVDAIALGHDIGHVAFAHNGEEVLNELMPNGFKHNINSIRVLTRLEKNGAGLNLTEEVLDGILHHSGFDKNGKEAFTLEGQVVKYADKIAYVNHDIDDSIRAGLIVEEDLPSEYINILGHTNSDRINRLVHDIIYNTINNLESENIKVNLSEEVGYALTGLRSFMFKEVYKGNILRNEREKAKFVFEQVFMYYVKNQDKLPKFYRDIAEEEGIYQGVCDYIGGMSDDYCIHLFNELYVPKFVIY; translated from the coding sequence ATGAATATAAGAGAAACTATAGAAAATAGAGAAGAAGTTACATTAAATAAGCATGCTGTATTATCTAAGAATACTCGTGGAAGAAGTGTTGCTGAAAAAGAAGAAGATATTCGTACTTGTTTTATGAGAGATAGAGATAGAATAGTTCATACGAAATCTTTTAGAAGATTAAAACATAAAACACAAGTATTTATAAGGACATCAGGAGATCATTATAGGACACGGTTAACACATACATTAGAGGTAGCTCAAATTGCAAGAACTATTGCTAAGGGTATAGGACTTAATGATGATTTAGTTGATGCTATAGCGTTAGGGCATGATATAGGCCATGTGGCTTTTGCACATAATGGAGAAGAAGTCTTAAATGAACTTATGCCTAATGGATTTAAACATAATATAAATTCTATACGAGTGTTGACACGTCTTGAAAAAAATGGAGCAGGGTTAAATCTTACAGAAGAAGTATTGGATGGAATACTACATCACTCTGGATTTGATAAAAATGGTAAAGAAGCTTTTACATTAGAAGGTCAAGTAGTAAAATATGCAGATAAAATAGCTTATGTAAATCATGATATTGATGATTCAATAAGAGCAGGTTTAATCGTTGAAGAAGATCTTCCAAGTGAATACATAAATATTCTAGGACATACTAATTCTGATAGAATAAATAGATTAGTTCATGATATTATATATAATACTATAAATAATTTAGAAAGTGAAAATATAAAAGTTAATTTAAGTGAAGAGGTTGGTTATGCATTAACTGGATTAAGAAGTTTTATGTTTAAGGAAGTATATAAAGGAAATATACTTAGAAATGAGAGAGAAAAAGCCAAGTTTGTATTTGAACAAGTATTTATGTATTATGTTAAAAATCAAGATAAGCTTCCTAAGTTTTATAGAGATATTGCGGAAGAGGAAGGAATTTACCAAGGTGTGTGTGATTACATAGGCGGCATGAGTGATGATTATTGTATTCATTTGTTCAATGAATTGTATGTTCCTAAGTTTGTAATATATTAA
- a CDS encoding CotS family spore coat protein translates to MSNLTLSNNLIFDLVLKEYNIRANSIELVKAKATAKDRMVYKINTDSQSYCLKKVYYDEETLLFIYSSIIWLNLHNISCPTLLTTTSGGRYFKYNNMLFILTPWINGVKCNYDILNHLEISLENLANMHISGKNFSPIEGSKLLTGFDNSSFSYAKHFSDLKKYIDICSNKDDIFSKKIIDYKDYILNTGYISVIYSQLIDTNFLPKTLCHKDYVNKNIIIDNNMNPWVIDFDKCRIDYRITDLCYFFRRFLRRENTKWNFFLFSYLLNIYEKISPLNFNEHIYLFSYLSFPQKHWRLCRDFYNTSELSYEDYNTLLNKYNNQSENHMNFIFSYKFYIYNRFKNERKNRFEMHKEIKQ, encoded by the coding sequence ATGTCTAACTTAACTTTGAGTAATAATTTAATTTTTGATTTAGTTTTGAAAGAATATAATATTAGAGCAAATTCTATTGAACTTGTCAAAGCTAAAGCTACTGCAAAAGATAGAATGGTGTATAAAATAAATACTGATTCCCAATCATATTGTCTAAAGAAAGTCTATTATGATGAAGAAACACTATTATTTATTTACTCATCAATAATATGGTTAAATCTTCATAATATATCTTGTCCTACTCTTCTTACTACTACTAGTGGTGGACGATATTTTAAGTATAATAATATGCTTTTTATATTAACTCCATGGATTAATGGTGTAAAATGCAATTATGATATTTTAAATCATTTAGAAATTTCTCTAGAGAATCTAGCTAATATGCATATATCTGGCAAAAACTTTTCTCCTATAGAAGGTTCTAAATTATTAACAGGATTTGATAACAGCTCTTTTTCATACGCTAAGCATTTTTCTGACTTAAAAAAGTATATTGATATCTGTAGTAATAAAGATGATATTTTTTCAAAAAAGATTATAGATTATAAAGATTATATTCTCAATACAGGCTATATAAGTGTCATATATTCTCAATTAATTGATACTAATTTTCTTCCTAAAACTTTATGTCATAAAGATTACGTCAATAAAAACATAATCATTGATAACAATATGAATCCTTGGGTAATTGATTTTGATAAATGTAGAATTGATTATAGAATTACAGACCTTTGCTATTTTTTTAGGCGTTTTTTAAGAAGAGAAAATACAAAATGGAACTTCTTTCTTTTCTCATATCTATTAAATATATATGAGAAAATATCTCCTTTAAATTTTAATGAACATATTTATCTTTTTTCATATCTAAGCTTTCCACAAAAGCATTGGAGACTATGTAGAGATTTTTATAATACATCAGAGCTATCTTATGAAGATTATAATACTCTGTTAAATAAATATAATAATCAAAGCGAAAATCACATGAATTTTATATTTTCATATAAATTTTATATTTATAATCGCTTTAAAAACGAAAGAAAGAACAGATTTGAAATGCATAAAGAAATTAAGCAATAA
- the ppdK gene encoding pyruvate, phosphate dikinase: MDNNKYVYLFKEGNASMRNLLGGKGANLAEMTNLGIPVPQGFTVTTEACTKFYDDGKLISESVKNEMKEAIKNLEVITGKTFGSTENPLLLSVRSGARVSMPGMMDTILNLGLNDDATIGLSKLTGNERFAYDSYRRFIQMFSDVAMGIEKRYFENVLDDVKAEKGVKFDTELTADDLKEVVIRYKDIYKREMGEDFPNNPFDQLIAAVEAVFRSWENPRAIVYRRLNDIPSDWGTAVNVQSMVFGNMGGNSGTGVAFTRDPATGNNKIYGEYLINAQGEDVVAGIRTPQPISKLEEDLPECYKEFMDIAHRLENHYRDMQDMEFTIEQGKLYFLQTRNGKRTAQAALKIAVDLVEEGLLSKEEAILKVEPKQLDSLLHPTFDIDELKKSTVIAKGLPASPGAGCGKVYFTAEDAKFAADRGEKVVLVRLETSPEDIEGMVVSEGILTVRGGMTSHAAVVARGMGTCCVAGCGELEVNEEEKYFKAGDSIYREGDYISIDGSTGNVYGKAIKTTTPEITGYFGTFMEWADSIRKLNVRTNADTPRDAKQAVKFGAEGIGLCRTEHMFFHEERIAAVREMIVAKTEDQRRKALDKILPMQKEDFIGIYEAMEGKAVTIRFLDPPLHEFLPSADEDIEALAKEMNIDLYELKNTIASLHEFNPMMGHRGCRLSVSYPEIAEMQTTAVIEAALDVKKRLGYDIVPEIMIPLVGEVKELKYVKNIVVSVADELIKNSGIDMKYKVGTMIEIPRAALTADEIAKEAEFFSFGTNDLTQMTFGFSRDDAAKFLNDYYEKKVYEFDPFSKLDQNGVGKLVKMAADAGKSTRKDIKLGICGEHGGDPSSVEFCHAVGLNYVSCSPYRVPVARLAAAQAQIKNPR; this comes from the coding sequence ATGGATAATAATAAGTATGTGTACCTTTTTAAAGAAGGAAATGCTTCAATGAGAAACCTTTTAGGAGGAAAAGGTGCTAACTTAGCAGAAATGACAAATTTGGGAATTCCGGTGCCTCAAGGATTTACAGTTACTACAGAGGCATGTACAAAGTTTTATGATGATGGTAAATTGATATCAGAGTCTGTTAAAAATGAGATGAAGGAAGCTATAAAAAACTTAGAGGTAATAACAGGTAAAACATTTGGGTCAACAGAAAATCCTTTATTACTCTCAGTAAGAAGTGGTGCTAGAGTATCTATGCCAGGAATGATGGATACTATTTTAAATTTAGGACTTAATGATGATGCTACTATAGGGCTTTCAAAGTTAACAGGTAATGAAAGATTTGCTTATGATTCATACAGAAGATTTATTCAAATGTTTTCTGACGTTGCTATGGGGATAGAAAAAAGATATTTTGAAAACGTATTAGACGATGTTAAAGCTGAAAAAGGAGTAAAGTTTGATACAGAACTTACTGCTGATGACTTAAAGGAAGTTGTAATTAGATATAAAGATATCTATAAGAGAGAGATGGGAGAAGATTTCCCAAATAATCCATTTGATCAATTGATAGCAGCAGTAGAAGCAGTATTTAGGTCATGGGAAAATCCAAGAGCTATAGTATATAGAAGACTTAATGATATTCCATCTGACTGGGGAACTGCTGTAAATGTTCAATCTATGGTTTTTGGTAATATGGGAGGAAATTCAGGAACAGGGGTAGCCTTTACTAGAGATCCGGCTACAGGAAACAACAAAATATATGGTGAGTACTTAATTAATGCTCAAGGGGAAGATGTTGTTGCAGGAATAAGAACACCCCAACCTATATCTAAACTCGAAGAGGATCTTCCAGAATGCTATAAAGAGTTTATGGATATAGCACATAGATTAGAAAATCATTATAGAGACATGCAAGATATGGAGTTCACTATAGAACAAGGTAAATTATATTTCCTACAAACTAGAAATGGAAAAAGAACAGCACAAGCAGCTTTAAAGATTGCTGTAGATTTAGTAGAAGAAGGTTTACTAAGTAAAGAAGAAGCAATATTGAAGGTTGAACCAAAACAATTAGATTCATTACTTCACCCAACTTTTGATATAGATGAATTAAAGAAGAGTACAGTTATTGCAAAGGGGCTTCCTGCATCACCAGGAGCAGGTTGCGGAAAAGTTTATTTTACTGCAGAAGATGCCAAATTTGCAGCAGATAGAGGAGAAAAGGTAGTTCTTGTACGTTTAGAAACATCACCAGAAGATATTGAAGGAATGGTTGTTTCAGAAGGTATCCTTACAGTAAGGGGAGGAATGACATCTCATGCTGCAGTTGTTGCAAGAGGAATGGGAACTTGTTGTGTGGCAGGTTGTGGAGAACTTGAGGTAAATGAAGAAGAAAAATATTTTAAAGCTGGAGATAGTATATATAGAGAAGGGGATTATATTTCAATAGATGGTTCCACAGGAAATGTATATGGAAAGGCTATAAAAACAACTACACCGGAAATAACAGGATATTTTGGAACTTTTATGGAGTGGGCTGATTCAATAAGAAAACTTAATGTTAGAACTAATGCTGATACACCTAGAGATGCTAAACAAGCAGTGAAATTTGGAGCAGAAGGAATTGGATTATGTAGAACAGAGCATATGTTCTTCCATGAAGAAAGAATAGCTGCAGTTAGAGAAATGATTGTGGCGAAGACAGAGGATCAAAGAAGAAAAGCATTAGATAAGATTTTGCCAATGCAAAAAGAAGATTTTATAGGAATTTATGAAGCGATGGAAGGAAAAGCTGTTACAATAAGATTTTTAGATCCACCATTACATGAATTTTTACCAAGTGCAGATGAAGATATTGAAGCTTTAGCAAAAGAGATGAATATAGATTTATATGAATTAAAAAATACAATAGCTTCACTTCATGAATTTAATCCTATGATGGGACATAGAGGATGTAGATTAAGTGTTTCTTATCCAGAAATAGCAGAGATGCAAACTACTGCTGTTATAGAAGCTGCATTAGATGTAAAGAAGAGATTAGGATATGACATTGTACCAGAGATAATGATACCATTAGTAGGAGAAGTAAAAGAATTAAAATATGTAAAAAATATTGTAGTATCTGTTGCTGATGAACTTATTAAAAATAGTGGAATAGATATGAAATATAAAGTAGGTACAATGATAGAGATACCAAGAGCAGCTTTAACAGCTGATGAAATAGCTAAGGAAGCTGAGTTCTTCTCATTTGGAACTAATGACTTAACACAAATGACTTTTGGGTTCTCTAGAGATGATGCTGCTAAATTCTTAAATGATTATTATGAGAAAAAGGTTTATGAATTTGATCCATTTTCAAAACTTGACCAAAATGGTGTAGGAAAATTAGTGAAGATGGCAGCAGATGCCGGAAAATCTACAAGAAAAGATATTAAGCTTGGAATTTGTGGAGAGCATGGTGGAGATCCATCATCAGTAGAGTTCTGTCATGCTGTTGGATTAAATTATGTATCTTGTTCACCATATAGAGTTCCAGTAGCTAGACTTGCAGCGGCACAAGCACAAATTAAAAATCCTAGATAA
- a CDS encoding helix-turn-helix transcriptional regulator has protein sequence MTTIKFTSRQEEIMRLVKEFQPITSEKIAKKLNLTRAALRADLSILTMSGMLDAKPKVGYVFSNRENKISIGENTLTTKVKDIMSKAVVVGENTMVYDAVLELFLNDSGTLFIENDGFLVGAASRKDFLKTAIGSSDMHKVPVGIIMTRMPNIVFVEEDDTVISAAKKIIDHEVDCLPVVRKEIKDIKESYKVVGKVSKTNITKLFVEAASK, from the coding sequence GTGACTACAATAAAATTTACAAGTAGACAAGAAGAGATTATGAGATTGGTGAAAGAGTTTCAACCGATAACTAGTGAAAAAATAGCCAAGAAATTAAATCTTACCAGAGCAGCATTAAGAGCAGATCTTTCTATACTTACAATGAGTGGTATGCTAGATGCTAAGCCAAAGGTAGGATATGTTTTTTCTAATAGAGAAAATAAGATTTCAATTGGAGAAAATACTCTTACCACAAAGGTAAAAGATATAATGTCTAAGGCTGTAGTAGTAGGAGAAAATACTATGGTATATGATGCAGTATTAGAATTATTTCTTAATGATAGCGGAACTTTATTTATTGAGAATGATGGATTTTTGGTTGGTGCAGCATCAAGAAAAGACTTCCTAAAAACAGCTATAGGAAGTAGTGATATGCATAAGGTACCAGTAGGGATTATCATGACAAGAATGCCTAATATAGTTTTTGTTGAAGAAGATGATACGGTTATTTCAGCGGCTAAGAAAATTATAGATCACGAGGTTGATTGTCTTCCTGTCGTAAGAAAGGAAATTAAAGATATAAAGGAAAGCTATAAAGTAGTAGGAAAGGTTTCTAAAACTAATATAACTAAGTTATTTGTTGAAGCGGCATCTAAATAA
- the efp gene encoding elongation factor P produces the protein MISAGDLRKGTTFEQDGQVYTVIDFLHVKPGKGAAFVRTKLRNVINGGVTETTFNPTAKFQEAVIERKEMQYLYSDGELYYFMDGETYEQIPLNYDQVENAIKFLKENMFAIIKFYKGEAFSVEAPNFVELQVVSTEPGVKGNTTTNVNKPATLETGAEIGVPLFVNEGDMIRVDTRTGEYMERV, from the coding sequence ATGATATCAGCAGGAGATTTAAGAAAAGGTACTACGTTTGAGCAAGATGGACAAGTGTATACAGTTATAGACTTTTTACATGTTAAGCCAGGAAAAGGAGCTGCATTCGTTAGAACTAAGCTTAGAAATGTTATAAATGGTGGTGTTACAGAAACTACTTTTAACCCAACAGCTAAATTCCAAGAAGCAGTAATTGAAAGAAAAGAAATGCAATATCTTTATTCAGATGGAGAATTATACTACTTCATGGATGGAGAAACATATGAACAAATACCATTAAACTATGATCAAGTTGAAAACGCTATTAAGTTCTTAAAAGAAAATATGTTTGCTATAATTAAGTTCTATAAAGGTGAAGCTTTCTCAGTTGAAGCACCGAACTTTGTTGAATTACAAGTTGTAAGTACTGAGCCGGGTGTAAAAGGAAATACAACAACTAATGTAAATAAACCAGCAACATTAGAAACAGGTGCTGAAATTGGAGTTCCATTATTCGTAAATGAAGGTGACATGATAAGAGTTGACACAAGAACTGGAGAATATATGGAAAGAGTTTAA
- a CDS encoding type II secretion system protein, with product MEIKKGFTLIETIIAVAVIVTLLLPIGSIIKVYKHRSIIYKGETIKNEIGDFIFRGKEISKRREREGTIIIQTSNNKLILVIDGEVIDQYNLKEEFEFIENSTMKKQEIILGSKGNIKSSIKVRFKDKYDNKYDVSIRVGVSNIFYE from the coding sequence GTGGAGATTAAAAAAGGATTTACATTAATTGAAACAATAATAGCAGTGGCTGTTATCGTAACATTATTGCTTCCTATAGGGTCGATAATAAAAGTTTATAAGCATCGATCTATAATATACAAAGGAGAAACAATAAAAAATGAAATTGGGGATTTCATTTTTAGAGGAAAAGAAATATCTAAAAGAAGAGAGAGAGAAGGAACAATAATTATTCAAACTAGTAATAACAAATTGATTTTAGTAATAGATGGAGAAGTAATAGATCAATATAATCTTAAAGAAGAATTTGAGTTTATAGAAAATTCAACAATGAAAAAACAAGAGATTATTTTAGGAAGTAAGGGAAATATAAAGTCTTCGATAAAAGTTAGATTTAAAGATAAGTATGATAACAAATATGATGTTTCTATTAGAGTAGGAGTGAGCAATATATTTTATGAATAG
- a CDS encoding type II secretion system protein yields the protein MKKGFTLIEVLVTLSILVILMSIVVPNYSELRKNIDKNKYILNSVLVYDYVKAHNEKNTFTKLSDLKVAIESNISVTDVELTIGGKGIETVKYKDKGNELKLVLDDKKFTYKLYLEGKVIYSGD from the coding sequence GTGAAGAAAGGATTTACGTTAATAGAAGTTTTAGTAACTTTATCTATATTAGTTATATTAATGTCTATAGTAGTACCTAATTATAGTGAATTAAGAAAAAACATAGATAAGAATAAGTATATTTTAAATTCTGTACTGGTATATGATTATGTTAAAGCTCATAATGAAAAGAATACTTTTACTAAGTTAAGTGATTTAAAAGTAGCAATTGAAAGTAATATATCTGTTACCGATGTAGAACTTACAATTGGAGGAAAAGGTATTGAAACTGTGAAATACAAAGATAAAGGTAATGAATTAAAATTAGTATTAGATGATAAGAAGTTTACTTATAAATTATATTTAGAAGGGAAAGTAATTTACAGTGGAGATTAA
- a CDS encoding type II secretion system F family protein: MFYQLSILSKAGISIVTSLDIISKQCKNKKFKYILNKINEEILKGNSIYKAFSNRKVFDTYVIQSIKVGEESGSIDKIFNNIYENLESKIKTRKNILQAITYPIVILSICYILFNIIFIIIVPSLSSTITVDKSKISSLVKFSMHFKENYILINFMVFLTGGLLAKIYKKISAKNDKLRIKIPIFGELILSNLRIGIYESLFLLINNGVPITTAIENIVDDCKSNFIRDILNNILIDIKNGNDLATALNKKYIFDDISMVLISTGIESGYLPETIEKVSEMEKENFNMKLDKVVKKIGPIMLVIMGAIVLSIVVSIMETMFSYMEGIM; the protein is encoded by the coding sequence TTGTTTTATCAGTTAAGTATTTTATCTAAGGCAGGAATATCTATAGTTACTTCATTAGATATTATAAGCAAACAATGTAAAAATAAGAAATTCAAATACATTTTAAATAAAATAAATGAAGAAATATTGAAAGGAAATAGCATATATAAGGCTTTTTCAAATAGAAAGGTTTTTGATACATATGTAATACAATCAATAAAAGTAGGAGAAGAAAGTGGTAGTATAGATAAGATTTTCAATAATATTTATGAAAATTTGGAGTCTAAAATTAAGACAAGAAAAAATATATTACAAGCTATAACATATCCAATTGTGATTCTTAGTATATGTTATATTTTGTTTAATATAATCTTTATAATAATCGTGCCATCATTGTCTTCTACCATTACCGTTGATAAAAGTAAAATATCTAGCTTGGTAAAGTTTTCCATGCACTTTAAAGAAAATTATATATTAATAAATTTTATGGTGTTTTTAACTGGAGGCTTATTAGCCAAAATATATAAAAAAATAAGTGCTAAAAATGATAAATTGAGAATTAAGATACCTATATTTGGAGAACTAATATTATCAAATTTAAGAATAGGGATATATGAATCATTATTTTTATTGATAAATAATGGGGTACCTATTACTACGGCTATAGAAAATATTGTAGATGATTGTAAAAGCAATTTTATAAGAGATATTTTAAATAATATATTGATAGATATAAAAAATGGAAATGATTTAGCTACTGCCTTAAATAAAAAGTATATTTTTGATGATATATCTATGGTTCTAATATCAACTGGCATAGAAAGCGGATATTTACCTGAGACTATAGAGAAAGTTTCAGAAATGGAAAAAGAAAATTTTAATATGAAATTAGATAAAGTAGTAAAAAAAATAGGGCCTATTATGCTTGTGATAATGGGAGCCATTGTATTATCTATAGTTGTATCTATTATGGAGACTATGTTTTCTTATATGGAGGGAATTATGTGA